The Haloimpatiens massiliensis genome includes a window with the following:
- a CDS encoding insulinase family protein, producing MHNEFKVNEMYYGFKLLEENKIDEIQSVARVFEHLKSGARLLHLENKDDNKVFCISFRTTPTDSTGVAHILEHSVLCGSRKFKTKDPFGDIAKSSLNTFLNAMTYPDRTSYPVASRNQKDFMNLMDVYLDAVLYPNIYENHQILRQEGWRYETDPKTDKLIYKGVVYSEMQGALSSPQEVLAGEIYKSLFPNTTYAFNSGGAPEEIPQLTQKNFEEFHSKFYHPSNSYIYLYGDQDLDECLKFINENYLINFDRIEIPSHIDDVKPFKEMAETTSEYSISPEENEENKSFFALNFVCGENSNAEEYLAMKILYNMLIESSASPIKLALLKEEVGESILNFDQMNMDPTKQAIFPIAVKNTDKRKREGFKEVIFETLRSLVKNGIDKKLLKASINSIEFELREADPWRMANKGLHYSGKVMESWLYDGNPLTHLKYENNLNKIKASMNDKYFENFIEKYMLNNNHCSFVVLNPKKGLEGSKVKSLDEKLQKYKASLSKEDLQKLKDENEKLNKAQIAEDTEEAKDTIPKLSIEEVSPKVEKIPQVVTEDKGVTILSHNMNTNEISYINLLFDASIIEQKYIPYIGLLRDVLGKLHTEKRDYSDLVTEIYSTTGGIDFDTEVYNEKNNIEVYYPKFIIKSKVLSENIPNLFKLINEIITLTTFDDARRIREVIRETKSKLQMRVINAGNQLATIRAYSCFSKADKYIDILKGAAYYEFLCHLEKEFENNCNEIVNNLRKVYKTIFNKNNLIISFVGEKEEENKVNSSMHIVLDELKDNKIKAAEINFKSSNKNQALVTASNVQYVVKAFDFGKLNYKYSGKMPVLQTILNSEYLYTRVRLQGGAYGCYMDMRRGNNIAFASYRDPNLTRTIDVYDEAYKFLEGINYAQKDMEKFIIGSVGYVYKPLTPDRKGEKATENYICGITYEDLQKEKDELLNTKLQDIKEFTHMVKEGMEQNYCCVAGNEREIKQNKNLFDEISMLL from the coding sequence ATGCATAATGAATTTAAAGTTAATGAAATGTATTACGGTTTTAAATTGTTAGAAGAAAACAAAATTGATGAAATTCAATCTGTAGCTAGAGTATTTGAACACCTTAAGAGTGGGGCAAGACTTTTACATTTAGAAAACAAGGATGATAATAAGGTATTTTGTATAAGTTTTAGGACAACCCCTACAGATAGCACTGGAGTGGCACATATATTAGAACACTCTGTACTTTGTGGATCAAGAAAATTTAAAACTAAAGATCCTTTTGGGGATATTGCAAAAAGTTCACTGAATACTTTTTTAAACGCCATGACTTATCCAGATAGAACTAGTTATCCGGTGGCTAGCAGAAATCAAAAGGATTTTATGAATCTAATGGATGTTTATTTAGATGCAGTTTTATATCCTAATATATATGAGAATCATCAAATACTTCGTCAAGAAGGATGGAGATATGAGACAGATCCAAAGACAGATAAGTTGATTTATAAAGGTGTTGTGTATAGTGAAATGCAGGGAGCATTGTCTTCACCACAGGAAGTTTTGGCAGGGGAAATATATAAATCTTTATTTCCAAACACTACTTATGCATTTAATTCTGGTGGAGCTCCAGAGGAAATACCACAGTTAACTCAGAAGAATTTTGAAGAATTTCACAGTAAATTTTATCATCCATCCAATAGTTATATTTATTTATATGGTGATCAAGATTTAGATGAATGTCTTAAATTCATAAATGAAAATTATCTTATTAATTTTGACAGAATAGAAATACCGTCTCATATAGATGATGTGAAACCTTTTAAAGAAATGGCAGAAACAACTTCAGAATATTCTATAAGTCCAGAAGAAAACGAAGAAAACAAAAGCTTTTTTGCTTTGAATTTTGTTTGTGGTGAAAATTCTAATGCTGAAGAATATTTAGCTATGAAGATACTTTATAACATGCTTATAGAATCTTCAGCTTCTCCAATAAAACTTGCTTTACTTAAGGAAGAAGTAGGGGAAAGTATACTTAATTTTGATCAAATGAATATGGATCCAACTAAACAAGCTATATTCCCTATAGCAGTAAAAAACACAGATAAGAGAAAAAGAGAAGGATTTAAAGAAGTGATTTTTGAAACTTTAAGATCTTTGGTTAAAAACGGAATAGATAAAAAGCTTTTAAAGGCGTCTATAAATTCAATTGAATTTGAACTTCGTGAAGCAGACCCATGGAGAATGGCTAATAAGGGACTTCATTATAGTGGCAAGGTAATGGAGAGTTGGCTTTATGACGGTAATCCACTAACACATTTAAAATATGAGAATAATCTTAATAAAATAAAGGCTTCTATGAATGATAAGTATTTTGAGAATTTCATAGAAAAATATATGCTAAACAATAATCACTGCTCCTTTGTGGTTTTAAATCCTAAAAAAGGACTAGAGGGAAGTAAGGTAAAATCTTTAGACGAAAAGTTACAAAAGTATAAAGCTTCTCTTTCAAAGGAGGATTTACAAAAACTTAAAGATGAAAATGAAAAATTAAATAAAGCTCAAATAGCAGAGGATACAGAAGAAGCTAAGGATACTATTCCAAAATTATCTATAGAGGAAGTGTCTCCTAAAGTTGAAAAAATTCCACAAGTAGTAACTGAAGATAAGGGAGTTACTATACTTTCTCATAATATGAACACAAATGAAATATCCTATATAAATTTATTATTTGATGCCAGCATTATTGAGCAAAAATATATTCCTTATATAGGATTATTACGCGATGTTTTAGGAAAACTTCATACTGAAAAAAGAGATTATTCAGATCTTGTAACGGAAATATATAGTACTACTGGTGGTATAGATTTTGATACAGAGGTTTATAATGAAAAAAATAATATAGAAGTGTATTACCCAAAATTTATTATTAAATCTAAGGTGCTCTCAGAAAATATTCCTAATTTATTTAAACTGATAAATGAGATAATAACTTTAACTACTTTTGATGATGCTAGAAGAATTAGAGAAGTAATAAGGGAGACAAAATCAAAACTTCAAATGAGAGTTATAAATGCAGGAAATCAATTGGCTACCATTAGGGCATATTCATGTTTCTCTAAAGCTGATAAGTATATTGATATATTGAAAGGTGCAGCATATTACGAGTTCTTATGCCATTTGGAGAAGGAATTTGAAAATAATTGTAATGAAATTGTTAATAATTTAAGAAAAGTATATAAAACTATATTTAATAAAAATAATTTAATAATTTCATTTGTAGGAGAAAAGGAAGAAGAAAATAAAGTAAACTCCAGCATGCATATTGTATTAGATGAGCTTAAAGATAATAAAATAAAAGCTGCTGAAATTAACTTTAAATCATCAAATAAAAATCAAGCATTAGTTACTGCTAGTAATGTACAATACGTGGTTAAAGCCTTTGATTTTGGAAAGCTTAACTATAAATACTCTGGAAAAATGCCCGTTCTTCAAACCATATTAAATAGTGAGTATCTTTATACAAGGGTTAGACTTCAAGGTGGAGCTTATGGATGTTATATGGATATGAGAAGAGGAAATAATATTGCTTTTGCATCATATCGTGATCCAAATCTTACAAGAACTATAGATGTATATGATGAAGCTTATAAATTTTTAGAAGGGATAAATTACGCACAAAAGGATATGGAGAAGTTTATAATTGGCTCTGTGGGATATGTTTATAAACCATTAACTCCTGACAGAAAAGGTGAAAAGGCTACGGAAAATTATATATGTGGCATAACTTATGAAGATTTACAAAAGGAAAAAGATGAACTTTTAAATACAAAGTTACAAGACATTAAGGAATTTACGCATATGGTGAAAGAAGGAATGGAACAAAATTATTGTTGTGTTGCTGGCAATGAAAGGGAAATAAAACAAAATAAAAATTTATTTGATGAGATAAGTATGTTACTATAG
- the add gene encoding adenosine deaminase, which produces MNLPKIELHCHLDGSVRPETIIDIAKEEKIDIGSFNVEDIKELLVAPLECKSLEEYLEKFDIPNKVMQSNKSLRRITFELLEDAAKENVKYIEVRFAPLLHTRKGLDVEQVLESVIKGIKDAESKFDIKGNVIIGCMRTMSEDSAIEVIESGKKFIGKGVVAVDLCGPELKSFAQNYKKAIALAKNYGYRITIHAGETGIGENVLDSIEILGAERIGHGVYIKNCREAYEIVKHKGITLEMCPTSNIQTKAIDVYKNHPFYDFFNNGIKVSINTDNRTVSDTNMEKESKILFSEFGITKEEYKKIYLDTVEAIFGDEKTKKWLRGFWED; this is translated from the coding sequence ATGAATTTACCTAAAATAGAATTGCACTGTCATTTAGATGGCAGCGTTAGACCTGAAACAATAATTGATATAGCTAAAGAGGAGAAAATAGACATAGGTTCTTTTAATGTTGAAGATATTAAAGAATTACTGGTGGCTCCTTTAGAATGTAAATCATTAGAGGAATATTTGGAAAAATTTGATATACCTAATAAAGTAATGCAGTCAAATAAGAGTTTGAGAAGAATTACATTCGAGCTTCTTGAGGATGCTGCTAAGGAAAATGTAAAATACATAGAGGTTAGATTTGCTCCATTACTTCATACAAGAAAAGGATTGGATGTTGAACAAGTATTAGAGAGTGTAATAAAAGGCATAAAAGATGCAGAAAGTAAGTTTGATATAAAGGGTAATGTAATAATAGGTTGCATGAGAACTATGAGTGAGGACAGTGCTATTGAGGTAATAGAAAGCGGAAAGAAATTTATAGGCAAGGGCGTAGTAGCAGTAGATTTATGTGGACCTGAACTAAAATCATTTGCACAAAACTATAAAAAAGCTATAGCTTTAGCTAAAAATTATGGTTATAGGATAACTATTCATGCAGGAGAAACTGGTATAGGAGAAAATGTTTTAGATTCAATTGAAATTCTTGGGGCGGAAAGAATAGGACACGGTGTGTATATTAAAAACTGTAGAGAGGCTTATGAAATTGTAAAACATAAGGGCATTACTCTAGAAATGTGTCCAACTAGTAATATACAAACTAAAGCAATAGATGTATATAAAAATCATCCTTTTTATGATTTCTTTAATAATGGAATAAAAGTGAGCATTAATACTGATAATAGAACAGTATCAGATACAAATATGGAAAAAGAGAGCAAGATATTGTTTTCTGAATTTGGAATAACTAAGGAAGAGTACAAGAAAATTTATCTAGATACTGTTGAGGCAATTTTCGGAGATGAAAAAACAAAAAAATGGTTAAGAGGATTTTGGGAAGATTAA
- a CDS encoding M4 family metallopeptidase, with amino-acid sequence MNKKLTSILLTTSMLFMSTFTFTEKAHARVLIPTSSQKEVSYNSNHMIDDFLKDGEFFLDLKNMPESVKSKVNNKHFKNSSEVEKFLNNDSNSSTPENSKLSVEKIIKDDLGKKHYKVQYFVNGIPVYGCDLILHTDNSGKIYAINGELDKTFENINWNKRIKLQSKSALEIAENHIKPKKIFEENSKLYLYNFDGNPYVVYLVNLNCESGDWKLFINAENGQIVDEFNNRPILLQNDETNKKSENKNITNITNSGEVTTGTGRTTLDGEVAIPTYCEDSKYYLCNRTKNMNGSIMVYNLNNSLEENDITRKTKDQVKQYGPLMSDDDNKFIDAAQIAGVDAYINFSNVYDYYRDILNRNSIDNNGMDIEGFVHVGNNYNNAFWFDSHKAMYFGDGDGKDFSSFTAALDVIAHELSHGVTSMQSNLEYRKQSGALNEAFSDIIGAAVDDDDWQIGEDCYTPGKPGDALRDMQDPHKGNQPAHMSEYKNYPALPFFDWGGVHINSGIINHAAYYIGESLGKPAMAKLFYRANCLYWRSTTNFSEARKGVELAAKDLYGDNSKELKAVQQAFDNVGVK; translated from the coding sequence ATGAATAAAAAACTGACTTCAATTTTGTTAACAACTAGTATGCTTTTCATGTCAACCTTTACCTTTACTGAGAAAGCGCATGCAAGGGTACTCATTCCAACTAGTTCACAAAAGGAGGTTTCATATAATTCTAACCATATGATAGATGACTTTTTGAAAGATGGAGAATTTTTCTTAGACTTAAAGAATATGCCTGAATCTGTTAAATCAAAAGTAAATAATAAACACTTTAAAAATTCATCTGAGGTGGAAAAATTTTTAAATAACGATTCAAATTCTTCTACACCTGAAAATAGTAAATTATCTGTAGAAAAAATAATAAAAGATGATCTTGGTAAAAAGCACTATAAAGTTCAATATTTTGTAAATGGAATACCTGTTTATGGTTGTGACTTAATTCTGCATACAGATAATAGTGGTAAAATCTATGCTATAAATGGAGAACTAGATAAAACTTTTGAAAATATAAACTGGAACAAAAGAATAAAACTTCAATCTAAAAGTGCCTTGGAAATAGCTGAAAATCATATAAAACCAAAGAAAATATTTGAAGAAAACTCAAAATTGTATTTATATAATTTTGATGGAAACCCTTATGTAGTATATCTAGTTAATTTAAATTGTGAAAGTGGAGACTGGAAACTATTTATAAACGCTGAAAATGGACAAATAGTAGATGAATTTAATAACCGACCAATTTTATTACAGAATGATGAAACAAATAAAAAAAGCGAAAATAAAAATATAACTAATATAACTAATAGCGGAGAAGTAACCACTGGAACTGGTAGAACCACCCTTGATGGAGAAGTAGCAATTCCAACTTACTGTGAAGATAGCAAATATTATTTATGCAATAGAACTAAAAATATGAACGGTTCTATAATGGTGTATAACCTAAACAATTCACTTGAGGAAAATGATATAACTAGAAAGACAAAAGACCAAGTAAAACAATATGGTCCATTAATGAGTGATGATGACAATAAATTTATAGACGCTGCTCAAATAGCTGGTGTAGATGCTTATATTAATTTCTCAAATGTTTACGATTATTATAGAGATATTCTAAATAGAAATAGTATAGACAATAATGGTATGGATATAGAAGGTTTTGTTCATGTAGGTAACAATTACAATAATGCTTTTTGGTTCGATTCCCATAAAGCTATGTACTTTGGTGACGGTGATGGTAAAGATTTTTCAAGCTTTACAGCAGCCTTAGATGTAATAGCTCATGAATTATCTCATGGTGTAACTAGTATGCAATCTAATCTTGAATATAGGAAACAATCTGGTGCTCTAAATGAAGCATTTTCAGATATAATCGGTGCAGCAGTAGATGATGATGATTGGCAGATTGGTGAAGATTGCTATACCCCTGGTAAACCAGGCGATGCTTTAAGAGATATGCAAGATCCTCATAAAGGTAACCAACCAGCTCATATGAGCGAATATAAAAATTATCCAGCTCTTCCGTTTTTCGACTGGGGTGGAGTTCACATCAACTCAGGCATTATAAATCATGCTGCCTACTATATTGGTGAGAGCTTAGGAAAACCAGCTATGGCCAAATTATTTTATAGAGCTAACTGCCTTTACTGGAGATCAACAACTAATTTCTCAGAAGCAAGGAAAGGTGTAGAACTAGCTGCAAAAGACTTATATGGTGACAACAGTAAAGAATTAAAGGCTGTTCAGCAGGCTTTTGATAATGTAGGAGTAAAATAA
- a CDS encoding heavy metal-binding domain-containing protein produces the protein MIMTTTPQIEGKRIIEYRGIVCGEVISGVNFVKDFMAGIRDFVGGRSETYEEELIRARDGAIAELSRRAQAIGANAVVGIDIDYEVLGQGGSMLMVTASGTAVVTD, from the coding sequence ATGATAATGACAACCACACCACAAATAGAGGGAAAAAGGATAATAGAGTATAGAGGAATAGTGTGCGGAGAAGTAATATCTGGTGTAAATTTTGTTAAAGATTTTATGGCAGGAATTAGAGACTTTGTAGGTGGAAGATCAGAAACTTATGAAGAAGAATTAATAAGAGCAAGAGATGGTGCTATAGCTGAATTATCAAGAAGGGCACAAGCTATAGGAGCTAATGCTGTAGTAGGAATTGATATAGACTATGAAGTTCTTGGACAAGGTGGAAGCATGCTCATGGTAACAGCCTCAGGAACTGCTGTAGTAACAGATTAA
- a CDS encoding 4Fe-4S binding protein has product MKKRNYFKWVISIFFLIFAPVMGYMHQVKGGGPSGSPSVDALCPFGGLETLFSLIKDGAYIKRIAPSSLIILICLIVLTILLGRIFCGYICPLGTIQTLINKLGRKLKIKQIKVNEKMDKILRYSKYVVLVVVLFTTYKAGELILRPLDPWATFMHLGSGSEIFSEFLIGFIILMLIFMSSLFIERAWCRYFCPLGAFLAIISPLRIFKVKRNPQTCVNCKKCTKNCPMGIEISNCNATDSMECISCGECLAVCPKSETLDMKKGKKKLSLSAIGAVVTLVVILVIGGNVASGKFEVAQGNTETLTQNGVLNPDNIRGYMTLNDICKEFKIESSILLKECGLPEDTDLNKPIKELKTDLEQKDIEFETENLRDAIKKILEK; this is encoded by the coding sequence ATGAAAAAGCGAAATTATTTTAAGTGGGTTATATCTATATTTTTTCTGATTTTTGCACCTGTAATGGGATATATGCATCAAGTAAAAGGGGGAGGTCCTAGCGGTTCGCCTTCTGTAGATGCCCTTTGTCCTTTTGGAGGATTGGAAACACTATTTTCGTTAATAAAAGATGGAGCTTATATAAAGAGAATAGCACCATCATCTTTAATAATTTTAATATGTTTAATAGTGCTTACTATTTTGCTGGGAAGAATATTCTGCGGATATATATGTCCTTTGGGAACTATTCAGACTCTTATAAATAAATTAGGTAGAAAACTTAAAATAAAACAAATTAAAGTAAATGAAAAAATGGACAAGATTTTAAGATATTCTAAGTATGTGGTTTTAGTGGTGGTTTTATTTACAACATATAAAGCAGGAGAATTGATATTAAGACCGCTAGATCCTTGGGCTACATTTATGCACTTAGGTTCAGGCAGTGAAATCTTTAGTGAATTTTTAATAGGATTTATAATACTAATGCTGATTTTTATGTCCTCTTTGTTTATAGAAAGGGCTTGGTGTAGATATTTTTGTCCACTTGGAGCTTTTCTTGCAATAATATCACCTTTAAGAATATTTAAAGTAAAGAGAAATCCTCAAACATGTGTAAATTGTAAGAAATGTACTAAAAACTGCCCTATGGGAATAGAAATTAGTAATTGTAATGCCACTGATAGTATGGAATGTATAAGTTGTGGCGAATGTCTAGCAGTATGTCCAAAGTCAGAAACTCTAGATATGAAAAAGGGTAAAAAGAAGCTTTCACTAAGTGCTATAGGTGCTGTTGTTACATTGGTTGTAATTTTAGTGATAGGTGGCAATGTAGCTTCAGGAAAATTTGAAGTAGCTCAAGGAAATACAGAAACTTTAACTCAAAATGGAGTGCTAAATCCAGACAATATAAGAGGATACATGACTTTAAATGATATATGTAAAGAATTTAAAATAGAATCTTCAATACTATTGAAAGAGTGCGGTTTACCAGAGGATACAGATTTAAATAAGCCTATTAAAGAGTTGAAAACAGATTTGGAACAAAAAGATATAGAGTTTGAAACTGAGAATTTAAGGGACGCTATTAAAAAAATATTAGAAAAATAA
- a CDS encoding acyl-CoA reductase yields MKLSEFKHILFGEKLNLEGELSEELANKYFSENMLSRKSQKFREVPIDKILQVLEDTANKLTDKNGFYYKKLINKMPDITNYSAQMVKKAVELIPDMLSIDALKKRLKCIGNYHSLDYFINDTCSKTNRVVPIGSVLHVAAGNIFLGSVDSLVVGIITKNVNVLKVSSEDFLFPILFYEALMEADEDKVIVPYIAVTYWRSDNHNIERIVKSKFDAILLFGGEGAVLNYKNGLSAKTEIYSFGPKISFGLVCKDLDDDKLMNAAKGFAKDIVYWEQRACTSCQNIFIESSNKDGKFVDYLAESLENLAREFPQNKLTLDSAVEIRKEREIAKWNEFNNNCRVIEGKKAAHTIIVKKSNDFINSPLNRTVYVNIVDDYQDIFKGNLKELKYYMSTLGVISKEKLQDIVENFMKYGVMRFCKPGSMNEANDEYQSHDGKYLANLLVKYINKEDLENNNFGLEFIEKNKKEEILLSKLNVLLKEAIKAPFYRELYKNIELPLKSLDEFRRVPILEKKYMFNNSIDKSNDMLTRDMNQCYVFSAGGTTGKMKYVLYSNKEFENSQKAFGKGFKAVGINEKDFVANYMKAGALWTAFSAVNKGLEEVGCKILSLTANQSEKETIEYLKIFKPNVIIGLPGNIILLTREIEKLNENIKIEKVYYAGEHMSEKSQEYVKNILGAEVIASFGYAAVEIGPIGFQCECCKGTEHHVMDEWCYLESDKNGEAIVTALNKTLHPIIRYRIGDKIQWIEEKCSCGRTSKKFKLLSRTDDVVRFNVSDIYLNDVYSVLKNVKETSSFFQIVVENVENMRDVTFKIEAQNERIPVYDDSLIKKIQYLLKTNIKSIGKDYRENLINNVYVQLLPPCTIERVGRTGKIRRIIDKRI; encoded by the coding sequence ATGAAATTAAGTGAATTTAAACATATATTATTCGGGGAAAAATTAAATTTGGAAGGTGAATTATCTGAAGAATTAGCTAATAAATATTTTTCTGAAAATATGCTTAGTAGAAAGTCTCAGAAATTTAGAGAAGTACCCATAGATAAAATACTACAAGTATTAGAGGATACTGCAAATAAACTTACTGATAAAAATGGTTTTTATTATAAGAAATTGATTAACAAAATGCCAGACATAACTAATTATTCTGCTCAAATGGTTAAGAAAGCAGTGGAGCTAATACCAGATATGTTAAGTATAGATGCTTTGAAAAAAAGACTTAAATGTATTGGCAATTACCATAGTTTAGATTATTTTATAAATGACACATGCTCTAAGACTAATAGAGTAGTTCCCATAGGATCTGTGCTTCATGTAGCTGCAGGAAATATTTTTTTGGGGTCTGTAGACTCTTTAGTAGTTGGAATAATTACTAAAAATGTGAATGTATTAAAAGTTTCTAGTGAAGATTTTTTATTTCCTATATTATTTTATGAAGCATTAATGGAAGCAGATGAGGATAAAGTAATAGTACCATATATTGCTGTAACTTATTGGAGGAGTGATAATCATAATATAGAAAGAATAGTTAAGAGTAAATTTGATGCTATATTACTTTTCGGAGGAGAGGGGGCTGTTTTAAATTACAAAAATGGACTTTCTGCTAAAACAGAGATTTACTCCTTTGGTCCAAAGATAAGCTTTGGACTTGTATGTAAGGATTTAGATGATGATAAACTTATGAATGCAGCAAAGGGATTTGCAAAGGATATAGTATACTGGGAACAAAGGGCTTGTACAAGCTGTCAAAATATATTTATAGAAAGTTCTAATAAAGATGGAAAGTTTGTTGATTATTTGGCAGAGAGTTTGGAAAACTTAGCTAGAGAGTTTCCGCAGAATAAATTAACATTGGATTCTGCTGTGGAAATAAGAAAAGAGAGAGAAATAGCAAAATGGAATGAATTTAATAATAATTGTAGAGTCATAGAGGGGAAAAAAGCTGCCCACACTATAATAGTTAAGAAAAGCAATGATTTTATAAATTCACCTTTAAATAGAACTGTATATGTAAATATAGTTGATGATTATCAAGATATATTTAAAGGAAATTTAAAAGAGCTAAAATATTATATGTCTACTTTAGGGGTAATATCTAAGGAAAAACTACAGGATATTGTAGAGAATTTTATGAAATATGGGGTAATGAGATTTTGTAAACCTGGATCTATGAATGAAGCTAATGATGAATACCAGTCACATGATGGAAAATATTTAGCTAATTTGCTTGTAAAATATATAAATAAGGAAGACTTAGAGAATAATAATTTTGGATTGGAATTTATAGAGAAAAATAAAAAGGAAGAAATCTTGCTTTCTAAGTTAAATGTTTTATTAAAAGAGGCTATTAAGGCACCTTTTTATAGAGAACTTTACAAGAATATTGAACTTCCTTTAAAAAGTTTAGATGAGTTTAGAAGAGTTCCAATTCTTGAAAAAAAGTATATGTTTAATAATAGTATAGACAAAAGTAATGATATGTTAACGAGAGATATGAATCAATGCTATGTATTTTCGGCTGGTGGAACTACGGGTAAAATGAAGTATGTATTATATTCCAATAAGGAATTTGAAAACTCTCAAAAAGCTTTTGGAAAAGGATTTAAGGCTGTTGGTATTAATGAAAAGGATTTTGTTGCTAATTATATGAAAGCAGGTGCACTTTGGACAGCATTTTCAGCAGTTAACAAGGGGCTAGAAGAAGTGGGATGTAAAATATTATCTCTTACGGCTAATCAGTCAGAGAAGGAAACTATAGAGTATTTAAAAATATTTAAACCAAATGTAATTATAGGGCTTCCAGGAAATATTATATTATTAACAAGAGAAATAGAGAAATTAAATGAAAATATAAAAATAGAAAAAGTTTATTATGCAGGGGAGCACATGTCTGAAAAATCCCAAGAATATGTAAAAAATATTTTAGGAGCAGAAGTTATAGCTTCTTTTGGTTATGCCGCAGTAGAAATAGGACCTATTGGTTTTCAATGTGAATGTTGTAAAGGAACTGAGCATCATGTGATGGATGAATGGTGTTATTTAGAAAGTGATAAAAATGGAGAGGCAATAGTAACTGCATTAAATAAAACTCTTCATCCAATAATAAGATATAGAATAGGTGATAAGATACAGTGGATTGAAGAGAAATGTAGTTGTGGCAGAACATCTAAAAAATTTAAGCTTTTATCAAGAACGGATGATGTTGTAAGATTTAATGTATCAGATATATATTTAAATGATGTTTACAGTGTTTTAAAAAATGTAAAAGAAACTTCATCATTTTTTCAAATAGTGGTTGAAAATGTAGAGAATATGAGAGATGTTACATTTAAAATAGAAGCCCAAAATGAAAGAATACCTGTCTATGATGATAGTTTAATAAAGAAAATTCAATATTTATTAAAAACTAATATTAAAAGTATAGGAAAAGATTATAGAGAAAATTTAATTAATAATGTTTATGTTCAATTATTACCACCTTGCACAATAGAACGGGTTGGTCGCACTGGTAAAATAAGAAGAATTATTGATAAGAGAATTTAA
- a CDS encoding acyl-protein synthetase LuxE, whose translation MKFSYIDELCAKKDAFNFSKETEELFLNSMIENYKFQLKNQPYIRYLAEKNKFHIRDIKHLEEVDKIPFLFVETMKLNSFCNFREEDLAMILTSSGTNGQKTQAFFDKGSLRRLEELALNAFDSIGFRSKTPVHYFLFSYDIKNAKNIGTSWSDEQILQLAPAISINWMIEWDKNKENFFFDSEKWAKKFVQLSKEAPVRLLGFPAFMYKMVEDIRRMYGKIQVKKESFVIAGGGWKNHLGKSMELKSFLDYMKENIGLEPNNIRDTYGMAEHGVPYCSCPEGHLHVPIYSKVLVRDPITLEKKNYGEEGLLQLLTPYNIAEANMSLLSTDIAILGKNCKCGIKGDYIKKVRRGGIKKHKGCAIKAQDILSKSK comes from the coding sequence ATGAAATTTTCGTATATTGATGAGTTATGTGCAAAAAAAGATGCGTTTAATTTTTCTAAAGAAACAGAAGAATTATTTTTAAATAGTATGATTGAAAATTATAAATTTCAATTAAAAAATCAGCCATATATAAGGTACTTAGCAGAAAAAAATAAATTCCATATAAGAGATATAAAGCATCTAGAAGAAGTAGATAAAATACCTTTTCTTTTTGTGGAAACTATGAAGCTTAATAGTTTCTGTAATTTTAGAGAAGAGGATTTAGCTATGATATTGACAAGTTCAGGAACCAATGGACAAAAGACTCAAGCCTTTTTTGATAAAGGATCTCTTAGAAGACTTGAAGAATTGGCACTTAATGCTTTTGATTCTATAGGGTTTAGAAGTAAAACTCCAGTGCACTATTTCTTGTTTTCTTATGATATAAAGAATGCCAAGAATATAGGTACAAGCTGGAGTGATGAACAAATATTACAGTTAGCACCTGCAATTTCTATAAACTGGATGATTGAATGGGATAAAAATAAGGAGAATTTTTTCTTCGATAGTGAAAAATGGGCTAAAAAATTTGTTCAGCTAAGTAAAGAAGCACCAGTACGTTTATTAGGTTTTCCAGCATTTATGTATAAAATGGTAGAAGATATAAGAAGAATGTATGGAAAGATTCAAGTTAAAAAAGAATCCTTTGTTATAGCTGGAGGCGGATGGAAGAACCATCTTGGTAAAAGTATGGAGTTAAAAAGTTTTTTAGATTATATGAAAGAAAATATAGGATTAGAGCCTAATAATATAAGAGATACATATGGTATGGCAGAGCATGGAGTGCCATATTGTTCATGTCCTGAAGGGCATTTACATGTACCAATATATAGTAAAGTTTTAGTAAGAGATCCTATAACCTTAGAAAAAAAGAATTATGGAGAAGAGGGATTACTGCAGCTTTTAACGCCATATAATATTGCTGAGGCTAATATGTCTTTGTTATCCACAGATATTGCAATATTGGGTAAGAATTGTAAATGTGGTATAAAAGGAGATTATATAAAAAAAGTAAGACGTGGAGGCATAAAAAAACATAAGGGATGTGCTATTAAAGCACAAGATATTTTAAGTAAGAGTAAATAG